In Podospora pseudoanserina strain CBS 124.78 chromosome 5, whole genome shotgun sequence, a single window of DNA contains:
- a CDS encoding hypothetical protein (COG:S; EggNog:ENOG503P11C), with product MQSSVIIVKTQETFDRTSGRITALIDYDFAWISYPAYEFLRSFDGLGSQFRGWSCDKESWEVALRDAKLHGFPASLPSTSESDSGVDWVVAREWEALEAEGVRRPRTIDGTDKVADVDAILCAILPWRVTNAEILARPTEEVIIECRNDNEKHLDKLLARLGF from the exons ATGCAGTCGTCAGTAATTATTGTGAAGACACAGGAAACCTTTGACAGA ACGTCGGGGCGTATAACCGCCTTAATAGATTACGACTTTGCCTGGATCTCCTACCCCGCTTACGAGTTTCTTCGCTCATTTGACGGGCTTGGGAGTCAATTTCGAGGTTGGTCCTGCGATAAAGAGAGTTGGGAGGTAGCGTTGAGGGATGCCAAGCTTCATGGGTTTCCTGCCTCCCTGCCATCTACTAGCGAATCAGACTCGGGAGTTGATTGGGTTGTTGCACGGGAATGGGAGGCATTGGAGGCTGAAGGAGTCAGGCGACCGAGGACTATTGATGGGACTGATAAGGtggctgatgttgatgcgATCCTGTGTGCGATTTTGCCGTGGCGTGTTACCAACGCGGAAATTTTGGCCCGTCcgacggaggaggtgattaTTGAATGCAGGAATGATAATGAGAAGCACCTGGATAAGTTGTTGGCCCGCCTGGGTTTTTGA
- a CDS encoding hypothetical protein (COG:S; EggNog:ENOG503PTZA) — MRFDAELGEPSVFKGQPREELDEMWDSPVDQPMILVNNETLQAFDPISKPTKSANRHYALVEVFSSAPLLEYITRKFIWRNHYQHVDTFQDPPETTWEHVDRCIDLLRQVLMCHADTGFIFYTDHGDAQPEARVSTVHMCRNFSRIVNWVNDHDSSLEIFAGIL, encoded by the exons ATGAGGTTTGATGCTGAGCTGGGGGAACCGTCTGTTTTCAAGGGACAACCCCGGGAAGAGCTCGATGAGATGTGGGACTCTCCGGTTGACC AACCAATGATCTTGGTGAACAACGAAACACTTCAGGCGTTCGACCCAATATCCAAGCCTACGAAAAGCGCAAATCGGCACTACGCCCTGGTGGAGGTTTTTTCATCAGCTCCACTGCTTGAATATATCACCCGAAAGTTCATTTGGAGAAATCACTATCAGCATGTCGATACTTTCCAGGATCCGCCTGAAACGACCTGGGAACATGTTGATCGCTGCATCGATCTTCTTCGCCAGGTGCTCATGTGCCATGCCGATACTGGCTTTATCTTCTACACAGACCACGGGGATGCCCAGCCTGAGGCACGTGTATCTACAGTTCACATGTGTCGCAATTTCTCTCGTATCGTCAATTGGGTCAACGACCACGACTCCTCGCTCGAAATATTTGCTGGGATTCTTTGA
- a CDS encoding hypothetical protein (COG:T; EggNog:ENOG503NZ9T) gives MMIYERPVHDAVLPGPGSPPGMTASKSSKSSSLSSIASDDCSVLADVSHFEEIGLDDGQIDPRRLSDPKGITNPYDSRSVTKRPMSASTPRLQSSRESSRTRSKRDSASSVKSRPSIAPLQSSSLRAVNGRVNSLGPLPEPQTSPMPMRNLALRPALSLTARLRSPSPGGLTLAPRDTNLAPKPRRSSWQSNRERKSAMELELECDEDDGDDIPDGLVLDNVPLSPRPPSERTKSQPSSKTPSPERTPKERVRSFGNGTPPVAVAQGCLRSPMWKSESALSTLSSAASSRVTSPVATRSKSWNSVLNDLNPDAKALTEKLEEHAEDLEHRAQRSSTGSMPTPRRLSETDAKPRVKSAFAELPPLRKSNIMIDPLPISKEKEAVLSRTRPSWLPPKDPAEERRHLKEYQKMMAQSHEAERRREDAKRVRSECRDIAANSMMAIWERDILPRWNEAVRERRTRDMWWRGIAPRSRGAVWTRAIGNDLGLTKTSFDAALSRARDAEAKTKSGHASMEDARAVGWFDLIRRDVQDRTWPDLRIFQPGGPLNQSLVDVLKAYSMYRSDIGYVSGCNTIAALLLLNLPTPVDAFIALANVLNRGLPLSFYASDAGAKSSAYNLLLQTLAQKAPNLYDHLTNLPDHGPDAYLSEIFTSLFTRQLALDEATRLWDVYVFEGDAIMIRAGVAYLLRNEMTLLSAKNMADVQATLNLSSEQKAPRVVGGNGEEERWMRAVRDAGKT, from the exons ATGATGATCTATGAGAGACCCGTTCATGATGCCGTCCTGCCCGGGCCAGGTTCGCCTCCGGGCATGACGGCCTCCAAATCCTcgaaatcctcctccctcagctccATTGCCTCGGACGACTGCAGTGTGCTTGCCGATGTTAGTCACTTTGAAGAAATTGGGCTCGATGACGGCCAAATCGATCCTCGACGGTTATCCGACCCCAAAGGCATTACAAATCCCTACGATTCGCGATCCGTTACTAAGCGGCCCATGTCGGCTTCTACGCCACGACTCCAGAGCTCTCGCGAATCCTCCAGGACACGCTCAAAGCGGGATTCCGCCTCTTCGGTCAAATCGCGCCCCAGTATCGCTCCACTGCAGAGCTCCAGCCTGCGAGCTGTCAATGGCCGCGTGAACAGCCTTGGGCCTTTGCCGGAACCGCAAACCAGCCCAATGCCAATGCGCAACCTCGCTCTGCGTCCTGCTTTGAGCTTGACTGCGCGGCTCAGAAGCCCCAGTCCAGGTGGGCTCACACTCGCCCCACGAGACACCAACCTTGCTCCGAAGCCACGACGAAGCAGCTGGCAGTCCAACCGAGAGCGCAAGTCGGCCATGGAACTCGAGCTGGAGtgcgacgaggatgacggaGACGACATTCCCGACGGCCTTGTTCTGGACAACGTTCCCCTTTCGCCCAGGCCGCCCAGTGAGCGCACCAAGAGCCAGCCCTCATCAAAAACGCCATCCCCAGAGCGAACTCCCAAGGAGAGAGTGCGCAGTTTCGGAAATGGTACACCTCCGGTTGCCGTGGCCCAAGGCTGCCTCCGATCCCCCATGTGGAAATCCGAATCTGCCCTCTCCACGCTCAGTtccgccgcctccagcaGGGTGACGAGCCCTGTGGCAACGAGATCCAAGAGCTGGAACTCGGTTCTGAACGACCTGAACCCCGACGCCAAGGCCCTCACAGAGAAGCTTGAGGAGCATGCCGAGGATTTGGAGCACAGAGCTCAACGGTCTAGCACAGGCTCGATGCCTACCCCCAGAAGGCTTTCCGAGACGGATGCGAAGCCCAGAGTCAAGTCCGCATTTGCCGAACTGCCCCCTCTCCGCAAATCCAACATCATGATTGATCCATTACCCATttccaaagaaaaagaggccGTCTTGTCCCGCACCCGCCCATCTTGGCTTCCCCCCAAGGATCCTGCCGAGGAGCGCAGGCACCTGAAGGAGTaccagaagatgatggcccaAAGCCACGAGGCCGAGAGGCGTCGGGAAGATGCGAAGCGTGTTCGCTCAGAGTGCCGTGATATCGCAGCAAACAGCATGATGGCGATTTGGGAACGTGATATTTTGCCCCGGTGGAACGAGGCTGTTCGCGAGCGCAGGACGAGGGATATGTGGTGGCGAGGAATCGCACCACGGAGTCGAGGAGCCGTATGGACCAGGGCGATTGGCAATGATTTGGGCCTGACCAAGACATCTTTTGACGCTGCATTGAGCCGTGCCCGTGACGCCGAAGCAAAGACAAAGTCTGGACATGCCAGCATGGAAGATGCCCGTGCTGTTGGCTGGTTTGACTTGATCAGAAGGGACGTCCAGGACCGAACATGGCCAGACCTTCGCATCTTCCAGCCTGGAGGCCCGCTCAACCAGAGCTTGGTCGATGTGTTGAAGGCTTATTCCATGTACCGCAGTGACATTGGCTACGTGTCTGGGTGTAAC ACCATCGCGGCACTTTTgcttctcaacctcccaaccccagtTGATGCCTTCATTGCACTTGCCAACGTCCTTAATCGGGGCCTGCCACTCAGCTTTTATGCATCTGACGCCGGGGCCAAGTCGTCTGCCTACAACCTGTTGCTGCAGACTCTGGCCCAGAAGGCACCCAACCTCTACGACCATCTGACGAACCTCCCTGACCACGGCCCGGATGCCTACCTTTCCGAAATCTTCACCTCCCTTTTCACCCGCCAGCTCGCCTTGGACGAGGCCACTCGGCTATGGGATGTTTATGTCTTTGAAGGCGATGCCATCATGATCCGTGCCGGCGTGGCTTATCTCCTCAGAAATGAGATGACGCTCCTCAGTGCTAAGAACATGGCGGACGTCCAGGCCACGCTGAACCTTTCATCAGAACAAAAGGCACCTCGTGTTGTTGGCGGCAacggtgaagaggagaggtggaTGCGGGCCGTCAGGGATGCTGGCAAAACCTGA
- a CDS encoding hypothetical protein (EggNog:ENOG503PZQR; COG:S), which translates to MFASVNTLAIGLFALTTSLTSAQGGPGFEKFHNFSKTCTNITLDGYGLSADCTPLDPSKPLVKNPVTVLDFCVGFNDITMKLAASIYGKLSRDCDKCILTADPGAILQCECEFWDTNEEKYAIKNVTGDLDTVFTNYDGTMSCVGTETESTPDDWTTTLTPTAFPTTLLPRILKSEPSRNEMGSDIWKRGGKVRLCWTHINQTVFGA; encoded by the exons ATGTTCGCCTCTGTCAACACGCTTGCCATCGGGCTCttcgccctcaccacctccttgaCCAGCGCTCAAGGAGGCCCGGGCTTCGAGAAATTCCACAACTTTTCCAAGACCtgcaccaacatcacccttgATGGTTACGGTCTTTCAGCTGATTGCACACCCCTTgacccctccaagccttTGGTCAAAAACCCCGTTACCGTGCTGGACTTCTGCGTTGGTTTCAACGACATCACTATGAAGCTCGCGGCCTCCATATATGGCAAGCTCAGCAGAGACTGTGACAAGTGCATCCTGACTGCCGATCCTGGGGCTATTCTGCAGTGCGAGTGCGAGTTCTGGGACACGAACGAGGAGAAGTACGCGATCAAGAATGTGACAGGGGATCTGG ACACTGTCTTCACCAACTATGACGGTACTATGTCATGCGTCGGGACTGAAACAGAGAGCACACCCGACGACTGGACCACTACTCTTACACCCACCGCCTTCCCCACGACTTTACTACCTCGAATACTGAAATCAGAACCCAGTCGAAATGAGATGGGTTCGGACATTTGGAAACGAGGGGGCAAAGTTCGGCTGTGCTGGACTCACATCAACCAGACTGTCTTCGGtgcctag
- the FAH12 gene encoding Oleate hydroxylase fah12 (EggNog:ENOG503NUUZ; COG:I), translating into MAAGKSSGVAAEKNASQRKAINGDSAVSSYAPSPADSPRHSASSTSLSSLASTDAPAPKKNYGKLIDTYGNEFEVPDFTIKEIRDAIPKHCFERSNLRSFSYVARDIALLATTFYLWHNFVTPEYVPNKAARVVLWGVYTFLQGLFGTGIWVLAHECGHGAFSASKTVCNVTGWFLHSALLVPYYSWQLSHSKHHKATGNMERDMVFLPRTREQQATRLGKMVHELHELAEETPIVTLIHLVGQQTIGWWNYLLTNVTGHNNHERHREGRGKGKKNGFGGGVNHFDPRSPLYENRDAWAIIMSDVGIACTISILVYLCKQFGTANMFVWYFLPYMWVNHWLVAITFLQHTDPSLPHYTEEEWDFVKGAAATIDREFGFIGRHLLHGIIETHVLHHYVSTIPFYNADEATEAIKPVMGKHYRADVKDGPVGFIKSMWKAARWCQWVEPTEGAEGPAKGVLFFRNRNGLGTAPAKIAAPVAK; encoded by the exons ATGGCTGCTGGAAAGTCTTCCGGCGTTGCTGCCGAGAAGAACGCCTCTCAAAGAAAGGCTATCAACGGCGACTCGGCCGTCTCGAGCTAcgctccctcccccgccgatTCTCCCCGTCACTCggcctcgtccacctcgcTTTCGTCTCTTGCCTCGACTGACGCCCCGGCTCCTAAGAAGAATTACGGCAAGCTCATCGACACTTACGGAAACGAGTTCGAGGTCCCCGACTTCACCATCAAGGAGATCCGCGATGCCATTCCCAAGCACTGCTTCGAGCGGTCCAACCTCCGCAGCTTCAGCTATGTCGCCCGTGACATTGCTCTTTTGGCCACCACCTTCTACCTCTGGCACAACTTTGTGACCCCCGAGTACGTCCCCAACAAGGCTGCCCGCGTGGTCCTCTGGGGTGTCTACACTTTCCTCCAGGGTCTCTTCGGTACCGGCATCTGGGTCCTTGCCCACGAGTGCGGCCACGGTGCCTTCTCCGCTTCCAAGACTGTCTGCAACGTGACCGGCTGGTTCCTTCACTCTGCTCTCTTGGTCCCTTACTACAGTTGGCAGCTGAGCCACAGCAAGCACCACAAGGCCACCGGCAACATGGAGCGCGACATGGTTTTCCTTCCCCGCACCCGCGAGCAGCAGGCCACCCGCCTCGGCAAGATGGTCCATGAGCTTCATGAGCTCGCCGAGGAGACTCCCATCGTTACTTTGATCCACTTGGTTGGCCAGCAGACCATCGGCTGGTGGAActacctcctcaccaacgtTACCGgacacaacaaccacgagAGGCACAGAGAGGGCCGtggcaagggcaagaagaacgGTTTCGGCGGCGGGGTCAACCATTTCGATCCCCGCAGCCCTCTGTATGAGAACCGTGATGCCTGGGCTATCATCATGAGCGACGTTGGTATTGCCTGCACCATCTCCATTCTGGTGTACCTCTGCAAGCAGTTTGGCACCGCCAACATGTTTGTCTGGTACTTCCTCCCCTACATGTGGGTCAACCACTGGCTCG TTGCGATCACCTTCCTCCAGCACACCGACCCCTCGCTTCCCCACTACACCGAAGAGGAGTGGGATTTTGTCAAgggcgccgccgccactaTCGACCGTGAGTTTGGCTTCATCggccgccacctcctccacggcaTCATCGAGACCCACGTCCTCCACCACTACGTCAGCACCATCCCCTTCTACAACGCCGACGAGGCCACCGAGGCCATCAAGCCCGTCATGGGCAAGCACTACCGCGCCGATGTCAAGGACGGCCCCGTTGGCTTCATCAAGTCCATGTGGAAGGCTGCTCGTTGGTGCCAGTGGGTTGAGCCCACCGAGGGTGCCGAGGGTCCCGCCAAGGGTGTTCTCTTCTTCCGCAACCGCAACGGCCTCGGTACCGCGCCTGCGAAGATTGCCGCTCCTGTTGCCAAGTGA
- the PRT1 gene encoding Translation initiation factor 3 subunit b (EggNog:ENOG503NXCR; COG:J; BUSCO:EOG09260K24): MAPSYETLRDENLDEEDFDYDEVDVSDLKEKYEVQLEQGYDTFVVIDGLPEVTEEQKPKLVKFLLKKLNTVGKTSEDAIFMPFGDHGKSLRFAFVEYSSPAEAAAAVRQLDYSPLDKKHTLRVNKLTDIDRYGREGRIDEEYTPPTIEPFQEKEHLRSFMADPSGRGRDQFVMYRGDTVGVFWNNEKDQPENIVDRPHWTETFVQWSPLGTYLTSVHQQGVQLWGGASWTRIRRFAHPFVNLVAFSPNENYLVTWSNRPISIPDEGHPQLSIDDDGKNYVIWDIETGKPIRSFAQQDTPAGPDGEAKKPAKFPWPAFKWSADDKYVARLNQGTSISVYELPRMNLLDKTTVKLDGVVDFDWAPATVKREGVKEYEQLFCFWTPEIGSNPARVGLMSIPSKQVVRSLNLFSVSDAKLHWQSEGAYLCVKVDRHSKSKKSQATTLEIFRIKEKGVPVEVVDTIKDTVINFAWEPKGDRFVTITTTEPVGATAVPPKTSVAFFCPEKAKGNAVGNFKHLRTLEKKNSNAIYWSPKGRFVVVATVHNTQSSDLDFYDLDFEGEKPESDKDLTANLQLMNTADHYGVTDVEWDPSGRYVATWASAWKHAMENGYHIYDFRGEQLREEPIEKFKQWAWRPRPATLLSKEEQKQIRKNLREYSRIFEQEDAERISSADVAVVQERRRLLEDWYNWREVVEEEVAEERAELGLPADPVEELLKAKTAEVAPNGEEQVIEEIMEEVLEETEEIVN; encoded by the exons ATGGCGCCGTCCTATGAGACTCTGCGCGAcgagaacctcgacgaggaggatttCGACTACGACGAGGTTGATGTGTCGGATCTCAAGGAGAAATATGAGGTCCAGCTCGAGCAGGGCTACGACACCTTTGTCGTCATCGACGGCCTTCCCGAGGTCAccgaggagcagaagcccAAGCTCGTCAAgttcttgttgaagaagctcaacaCGGTCGGCAAGACCAGCGAGGATGCTATCTTCATGCCCTTTGGTGACCATGGCAAGTCGTTGCG CTTTGCCTTTGTCGAGTACTCATCGCCCGCCGAGGCCGCTGCAGCCGTGCGCCAGCTCGACTACTCCCCTCTCGACAAGAAGCACACTCTGCGCGTCAACAAGCTGACCGACATCGACCGCTATGGCCGTGAGGGTCGCATCGACGAGGAGTAcactccccccaccatcgaGCCTTTCCAAGAAAAGGAGCACCTGCGCTCCTTCATGGCCGACCCCTCGGGCCGCGGCAGAGATCAGTTCGTCATGTACAGGGGAGACACGGTCGGTGTGTTTTGGAACAACGAAAAGGACCAGCCCGAGAACATTGTTGACCGCCCACACTGGACCGAGACCTTTGTGCAATGGTCGCCCCTGGGCACATATCTCACCTCAGTTCACCAGCAGGGTGTTCAGCTCTGGGGTGGTGCCTCCTGGACGAGAATCAGGCGTTTCGCCCATCCCTTCGTTAACCTCGTTGCCTTCTCGCCCAACGAAAACTACCTCGTTACGTGGTCCAACAGGCCTATTTCCATTCCTGATGAGGGCCACCCCCAGCTGTCTATCGACGACGATGGAAAGAACTATGTGATCTGGGACATCGAGACCGGCAAGCCCATCCGTTCTTTTGCCCAACAGGACACCCCCGCCGGACCCGATGgtgaggccaagaagcccgcTAAGTTTCCCTGGCCGGCGTTCAAGTGGTCTGCCGATGACAAGTACGTCGCCAGACTGAACCAGGGAACATCCATCTCTGTGTACGAGCTTCCCAGGATgaacctcctcgacaagacCACCGTGAAGCTTGACGGCGTGGTGGACTTTGACTGGGCGCCCGCGACCGTGAAGAGAGAAGGTGTGAAGGAGTATGAGCAGCTTTTCTGCTTCTGGACCCCCGAGATTGGCAGCAACCCCGCCAGAGTCGGTCTCATGAGCATTCCCTCCAAGCAGGTCGTCAGATCGCTCAACCTCTTCAGTGTTTCCGATGCCAAACTTCACTGGCAGTCAGAGGGTGCCTACCTCTGTGTCAAGGTTGACAGGCAttccaagtccaagaagtCCCAGGCCACCACTCTGGAGATTTTCcgcatcaaggagaagggtgtccccgtcgaggttgtcgacaccatcaaggacaCAGTCATCAACTTTGCGTGGGAGCCCAAGGGTGACAGATTCGTCACCATCACGACGACTGAGCCCGTTGGCGCCACCGCTGTTCCCCCCAAGACGTCTGTTGCCTTCTTCTGCCCCGAAAAGGCCAAGGGGAACGCTGTTGGTAACTTCAAGCACCTCCGGAcgctcgagaagaagaacagcaaCGCCATCTACTGGTCGCCAAAGGGCAGATTCGTCGTTGTGGCCACCGTCCACAACACGCAGAGCTCGGATCTCGACTTCTACGATCTCGACTTTGAGGGCGAGAAGCCAGAGTCGGACAAGGACCTGACTGCCAACTTGCAGCTCATGAACACTGCTGACCACTATGGCGTCACCGACGTGGAGTGGGACCCCTCTGGACGTTACGTTGCCACCTGGGCCTCTGCCTGGAAGCACGCC ATGGAGAACGGATACCACATCTACGACTTCAGGGGTGAGCAGCTCCGTGAAGAGCCCATTGAGAAGTTCAAGCAATGGGCGTGGCGTCCCCGCCCGGCCACTCTCCTCAgcaaggaggagcagaagcagatCCGCAAGAACCTCCGCGAGTACTCGAGAATCTTTGAGCAAGAGGATGCCGAGCGTATCAGCAGCGCCGACGTGGCTGTCGTCCAGGAGAGACGCCGTCTGCTCGAGGACTGGTACAACTGGcgcgaggtggtggaggaggaggttgccgaggagcgtgccgagctcggcctccccGCCGACCCTGTGGAGGAGctcctcaaggccaagacggcCGAGGTTGCGCCCAACGGTGAGGAGCAGGTCATTGAGGAGatcatggaggaggtgctggaggagacggaggagattgtTAACTAG
- the CCT2 gene encoding T-complex protein 1 subunit beta (COG:O; EggNog:ENOG503NV78), which yields MASFSPTQIFEEGTTQEKGENARLSAFVGAIAVGDLVKSTLGPKGMDKILQSASTAEIMVTNDGATILKSISLDNAAAKVLVNISKVQDDEVGDGTTSVTVLAAELLREAEKLVDKKIHPQTIIEGYRIASQAALKALEASAVDHSNNPQAFREDLLAIARTTLSSKVLAQDRDHFSKLAVDAIMRLKGSSDLSHIQIIKKAGGKLCESYLDEGFILDKKIGVNQPKRLENAKILVANTSMDTDKVKIFGARLKVSSTAKLADLEKAEKEKMKAKVEKIKAHGINCFINRQLIYNWPEQLFTDAGIMSIEHADFDGIERLALVTGGEITSTFDHPESVKLGHCDLIEEVIIGEDTLIKFSGVAAGQACTIVLRGATDQLLDEAERSLHDALAVLSQTVKEPRTTLGGGCAEMVMAKAVEGAATRVEGKKQMAVSSFAVALRQLPTILADNAGLDSGELVARLRKAIYDGLTTYGLDLMTPGGGITDMRELGVIESYKLKKAVVSSASEAAELLLRVDDIIRAAPRRRERH from the exons ATG GCTTCCTTCAGTCCCACCCAAATCTTCGAGGAGGGCACCACACAGGAGAAGGGTGAGAATGCCCGTCTCAGCGCCTTCGTTGGCGCCATCGCCGTCGGTGATCTGGTGAAGAGCACACTTGGCCCCAAGGGCATGGACAAGATTCTACAGTCTGC CTCGACCGCCGAGATCATGGTGACAAACGACGgtgccaccatcctcaagtccatctccctcgacaacgccgccgccaaggtCCTCGTAAACATCTCCAAGGTTCAAGATGACGAAGTCGGTGACGGTACCACCTCGGTCACCGTCCTCGCCGCTGAGCTGCTTCGCGAAGCCGAGAAGCTGGTCGACAAGAAGATCCACCCCCAGACCATCATCGAAGGGTACCGGATAGCCAGCCAGGCCGCCCTCAAGGCTCTCGAGGCCTCTGCGGTcgaccacagcaacaacccccaagcGTTCAGAGAagacctcctcgccatcgcgCGGACGACGCTGAGCTCCAAGGTGCTCGCCCAAGACAGGGATCACTTCTCCAAGCTCGCGGTCGATGCCATCATGAGACTCAAGGGTTCTTCCGACCTCAGCCACATTCaaatcatcaagaaggccggCGGCAAGCTCTGCGAGTCATACCTGGACGAGGGTTTCATCCTGGACAAGAAGATTGGCGTCAACCAGCCCAAGCGCCTCGAAAACGCAAAGatcctcgtcgccaacaCGTCGATGGACACGGACAAGGTCAAGATCTTCGGCGCGCGCCTCAAGGTCAGCTCGACCGCCAAGCTGGCCGATTTggaaaaggccgagaaggaaaagatgaaggccaaggtggagaagatcaaggcgCACGGGATCAACTGCTTCATCAACAGGCAGCTCATCTACAACTGGCCCGAGCAGCTTTTTACGGATGCCGGCATCATGTCGATCGAGCACGCCGACTTTGACGGCATTGAGCGGTTAGCTCTCGTGACGGGCGGCGAGATCACCTCGACGTTTGACCACCCGGAATCCGTCAAGCTCGGCCACTGCGACTTGATTGAGGAGGTGATTATTGGTGAGGATACCCTGATCAAGTTCTCGGGCGTGGCTGCTGGACAGGCGTGCACGATTGTGCTCCGCGGTGCGACAGATCAGCTGCTCGACGAGGCCGAGCGCAGTTTGCACGACGCGCTCGCTGTTCTTTCCCAGACTGTCAAGGAGCCCCGGACGACGCTTGGTGGCGGTTGTGccgagatggtgatggccaaggctgtggagggggcTGCTACCCGGGTTGAGGGCAAGAAGCAGATGGCTGTTTCTTCCTTTGCTGTCGCTCTCAGACAGCTGCCTACTATTCTGGCAGACAATGCCGGTCTTGATTCCGGGGAGCTGGTTGCTCGCTTGCGCAAGGCTATATATGATGGCTTGACCACGTATGGTCTTGACCTGATGACGCCTGGTGGCGGCATCACGGACATGCGGGAGCTTGGTGTTATTGAGAGCTACAAGCTGAAAAAGGCAGTGGTTTCTTCGGCTAGTGAGGCGGCCgag CTCCTGCTCCGTGTGGATGACATAATAAGGGCGGCCCCCAGAAGGCGTGAGAGACATTGA
- a CDS encoding hypothetical protein (COG:G; EggNog:ENOG503P1UF): MMVTPRCFSRATLVLLSVILSLLLFTALRVHNGIPPTVSISAAQSMVENLAGEWFHLDRQHPDKVSPFTPQADNAAEEPKPPELPVEGKSSRNLARPPELEYLRQEKFGLTDTILYTQQCIKPVYDKTVDRNLVSNITTPFTSDKSTIGLTLSDENLSLPPCSPISLPVSKPYPKTPHPELIFGVASTYERLSSESTLSAFAHWLSHSKSRLILTITDYHSLPSPSASSSSLLKLYHSCSILVSAFPPTPAHTKNYTTPNCTSSSCRLPLYLGARSESKSANRQYGEMAFGGAGLFVSVPLARQLVPYFERCAVEYGGETEGG; encoded by the exons atgatggtgaccCCACGGTGTTTCTCACGAGCTACCCTGGTATTGCTGTCGGTTATCCTGAGTCTCCTGCTGTTTACCGCCCTCCGAGTTCACAATGGAATCCCGCCAACCGTCTCCATCTCAGCCGCTCAGTCCATGGTTGAGAACCTAGCGGGGGAATGGTTCCATCTCGACCGACAGCACCCAGACAAAGTCTCACCCTTTACCCCGCAAGCGGACAATGCCGCAGAAGAACCAAAACCGCCAGAGCTCCCGGTAGAAGGCAAATCAAGTCGGAACCTCGCTCGACCTCCGGAGCTGGAATACCTTCGACAGGAAAAGTTTGGCCTCACAGACACAATCCTCTACACCCAGCAATGCATCAAACCCGTTTACGACAAGACCGTCGATCGAAATCTTGTCTctaacatcaccacccctttcACCTCAGACAAATCAACCATCGGCCTCACCCTCAGCGACGAAaatctctccctcccaccgtgcagccccatctccctccccgttTCAAAACCCTatcccaaaaccccccacccGGAGCTCATATTCGGCGTAGCCTCCACCTACGAGCGTCTCTCCTCCGAGTCCACCCTCTCAGCATTCGCCCACTGGTTGTCCCACTCCAAATCAAGACTCATCCTCACAATAACAGATtaccactccctcccctcgccctctgcctcttcatcttccctACTAAAACTGTACCACTCCTGCTCCATCTTAGTCTccgccttcccccccacccccgcccacACCAAGAAttacaccacccccaactgcacttcctcctcttgtcgAC TGCCGTTGTATCTCGGTGCCAGGTCAGAAAGCAAATCGGCGAATAGACAGTACGGGGAGATGGCgtttgggggggcggggttgtTTGTTTCTGTGCCGCTGGCTAGGCAGCTGGTTCCCTACTTTGAGAGGTGTGCGGTTGAGTATGGGGGAGAGACAGAGGGGGGATGA